Genomic segment of Terriglobia bacterium:
TGCTCTACGTGGTGGACACCCTCGCGAACCGGATCCACGCGTTCTCCACCGGCGGCGAGTTCGCGTTCTCGTTCGGGGAGCGCGGCGACGCCCCCGGTCGCTTCAACTTTCCCACCCACATCTTCCGGTCCGCCGCCGGGGAGCTCTACGTCACGGACTCGCTCAACTTCAGGGTGGAGATTTTCGACGAGGACGGGAAGTTCCAGAGCGCCTTCGGCCGGCACGGCGACGGATCCGGTGACCTGGCGATGCCCAAGGGCATCGCGGTGGACCGGGACGGCGTCGTCTACGTGGTGGACGGGCTCTTCGACAACGTCCAGCTCTTCGACCGGCAGGGCGACTTCCTCCTGACGTTGGGCAGGAGGGGGGTGGATTTCGGCGAGTTCTGGCTCCCCAGCGGGGCCTTTCTCAGCGAGAGCGACGAACTGTATGTGTGCGATACCTACAATCGACGAATTCAGGTGTTTCACGTCGCGACGGGCTATGGCAAAGG
This window contains:
- a CDS encoding 6-bladed beta-propeller, producing the protein LYVVDTLANRIHAFSTGGEFAFSFGERGDAPGRFNFPTHIFRSAAGELYVTDSLNFRVEIFDEDGKFQSAFGRHGDGSGDLAMPKGIAVDRDGVVYVVDGLFDNVQLFDRQGDFLLTLGRRGVDFGEFWLPSGAFLSESDELYVCDTYNRRIQVFHVATGYGKGRS